The sequence GAGGAGATGGAGCAGTCCATCACGCTGACGGCCCAGGTGTTCGGCGGCGAGGCGCCGGCCATCGCCGAGAAGTACAACGCCGAGCTCGAGCAGACGCTCGCCGACATCAAGGCGGTCACCGACCCGATCGCCGAGGCTGATCGCCCGAAGGTGCTGCACGGCAACTCGGTGTACACGATGACGCTCGACGGCACGGGCACGATCATCGACGACTGGATCTCCGTCGCCGGCGGCGTGAACGCCAACCCCGAGTCCACGACGGGCAACGCCCAGGCGCAGTTCTCCCTGGAGCAGATCATCTCGTGGAACCCTGACGTCATCATCACGGGCAAGGCTGACGAGGTCGACCAGATCCTGAACGACCCGAACTGGGCCTCGATTGCCGCCGTCCAGAACGGTGCCGTCTACGTGAACCCGAAGGGCGTGTTCGGCTGGGATCGCTACGGCGTCGAGGAGCTGCTGCAGATCCAGTGGGCCGCTGCTCAGCTGCATCCCGACCTGTTCCCTGACCTGCAGATCGAGCAGAAGGTCAAGGACTTCTACAAGACGTACCTGCGCTACGACCTGACTGACGACGACGTGGAGCGCATCCTGCACGCCCAGGATCCCGCCGAGGACGGTGCCGCCGCGCCGGAGGCTGCCGCCTCCGAGAAGGCCCCCGCTGCGAGCGCTGCTGCCGAGTCCGGTAAGGCTGACTCTTCTGCCAAGGGCGACGCTGCCGAGAGCGGTAAGGCGAGCGCTCCCGCAGAGGGTGGCGCCGCATCTGCCGCTGGCGACTCCGCGAAGGCGGAGAAGTAGCGCGACGCGTTGCGCTGCGTGGGACCCAGGACTGGTGTGAGACTAGGGCCGCGACCGTGCCGGGGAGGCGGGGTCGCGGCCTTTTTGCCCGCGCCCCTTTCTGGCGCTACACCCTACCTTTTTGGTAGATATGTGTAGGAATCATGAGTAGGAAACCACGGCTAACTTTTGAGTTTGATGATGTTGACAGGGCAGGCGGCGCAGCGTATTGTACGTGCCAGCAATCAGGAGTTAGCCAATAAGAACTCCTGAGCACAGCGAACGAGCTGCGGAAATGATCGAGAGAACGACGCGGCCAGACGCTTTGCACGCTGTGATTTGCCTCCCTCTCCTTGGGGGCCCGGTCTTTCCGGGCCGGGCTCCCACCTCCCTTGCCTCCCTCTCCTGGGACCCCGGGCAACCGGGGTTCCCTCCCAAGGGAAGCACGGGAGCTGGCGCGCCCTTCGGTCGCCGATGCGCGCCGCCACTGACATCGCCTCCCTCTCCCAGGGGCCACGGTTTCCCGCCGTGGCCCCCTCCCAAGGGGATCGCGCCGTCTTACTTCGGGCGCGAGGAGCCGATGCCGTCCACAACTCGCCTCCCTCTCCCAGGGCTCCGGTCTCCCGCCGGGGCCCCTCCCTTTTTTGGGGACCGCGCGGCTGCCCGAGGGGCTCGGGCGACGCGCGGGCTTCTTCCGAGGATGGCTGGCGTGAGGTTTGGGCGCTCGCTGGGCGACGCTCGGGCTTTGGGGGATGGACGTGAGGGCCGCGTCCTGTCCCGGTCGAGACGAGCGCCCTCGGGGAGCGGGCGAGTCCTGCGGGATCTGGCGGCGTGCGATCCGGGGCGGAGCGAGGGGGCGTTCCGCAGGGCGGCAGCTGCTTCGGGCCGCGCTTTTTTGGAGCGCTGCAGGAGAAGAGGCGTTTCGCGGACAGGAATGCGGATCGTGTATGGGCGCGCTGCTGGGCTGCGGGGCCCGTCGGGCGATCCTGCTTGCATGCGATCAGAAAACCGCAGGTGGCGTCCCTGCTTCCATCTCGAGCGATTTCCTATCTAGGTGAGGGTATTGTGCACGCCCTGGCTTTCTGGCCAGGGATGGCTTGCTTGGCGACGGGGCATCTCGCGCGTGTGGGATCTGCCCGCAGGCTGCGCCCTCTCGCAAGACGTTCGCACCCCGGCTGCGGGCATCCACGGCTCCCGGCGGTTCTCGGCGCGCCTATCGCAGCTCGAATGTCGCGCGGTCGAAGTCGATGAGGCCCTCGGCGCGCATCTTGGCGAGCTCGTGGCTCAGGGCGCTGCGGTCGACGCAGAGGTAGTCGGCGAGCTGCTGGCGATTGAACGGGACGCCGAATGTGCGCGCTCCGGCTCCCTGCGCCTGTGTGGAGAGGAAGCTGAGCACCCGTGCCCGGATCGTCCGGGGCGTAATGTCACGGATCTTGTTGCTAAGCTGCAGGTTTTTGGCGGCGATGGTTCCGAGCAGATTGCGTATAAGTCGCGCGTGAAACGGACAGGCCGACGGGCACGACGTCAGCGCGCGCCCGACGTCGAGCAGCAGGATGGTGCTGTCCTCGGCGGCGCGCACGTCGACGCCCATCGTGGCGCCCGGAACGCAGGCGTATGCCTCGCCGAACGTCTCGCCGAACGCTGCGCGCCCCAAAATGCTGCGAGCTCCCCATGCGTCCGTCCGCTCCACAACGACGCTGCCTGCGATGACGAGCCCGATGCTGCGTGCATCGTCTCCCTCGCGAAGCGCGTACTCTCCCGCTGCGAGGACGCGTCGCCGCGCGTCGAGGCACGTGAGCATCGAGGAGACTTCCTGGGCCGAGATGCCCAGAAACAACGGTGTTCTTGCCAGCGCCTCGCAGGGGAGGTCGGGGCTCGAGGCGGGGCGCACGGATGCCGTTTGCGACTTCGCGCTGGTTTCGGCTTCGCCACGCGCCCGGCTGCATGGCGTTGGAACTTCGGGCGTATCGGGATTTGTGGCGTGAAGCGTGCCGGATGGTTGGGCATCCATGGCGTTCCTCTCGAAGCGCTCAGGCTGTGTGGCCCTGGGTGGTAGGCGCATGTTTCGATGCCATCCTAGCGGCATTTGTGAGTGCGGCAACTTTTTCTCCGATAGTTGTAATAACAACAGAAATGAGCGAAGAGACTCAGTAGAGTGCTGGGAGGAGTCGGAGTTGGAAGGGACACGCCAGAGATGATGCGGACGATCGTTCATATAGATGAGGCGCTATGCAATGGCTGCGGAGCCTGCGCGCGGGCCTGTCACGAAGGCGCCATCGCGATGGTGGGTGGCAAGGCTCGGCTCATCCGCGACGATTACTGCGATGGCCTTGGGGACTGTCTGCCCGCATGCCCGGCGGGCGCCATCTCGTTCGAGGAGCGCGAGGCGGCCGAATATGACGAGGCAGCCGTTGCGGCGCATCTGGCGGGGCTCGCGGCCGAGGGGCAGGCCGGCGCTTCCACGATATCCGCGCGCGCGGGATGCCCGGGAGCGAGGCCGCGCGTTTTGCGCCAGGTGGGCGCCGCCTCGCGGGGCGGTGGCTCGCCCTCGGGCGGGGCGCGTCCCTCTGTGGTGGACCCGCGCGATTTCGCGTCGTCCCCGCTTGGCTGGGTGACGTCTCCGGCTGCGGGCGGCGATCCGCTCGGGTTGGCGGGTGCCCCCGATGCGTGGGAGTGCGATGCTGCGACCGGCAGCCCTTGCATGCAAGCCGCTCCGGCATCTTCGCTCGGCGGTTCCGGCGCGCCCGGGCAGCTCGATCCGCGCTCCCCAGCCGCCCAGGCAGCCTGTCCTTCGCAGCTGGCGCAGTGGCCGTGCCAGATCAGGCTCGCTCCCGTCAGCGCGCCGTACTTTCAGGGCGCCGACTTGCTCGTCGCCGCCGACTGCACGGCGTTCGCCTACGCGAGCCTGCACCGCGACTTCATGGCGGGACGCGTCACGCTCATCGGGTGCCCCAAGCTCGACGCCGTGGACTACGCGGAGAAGCTCGGCGCCATCCTGCGGGCCAACGACGTGCGCAGCGTGACGCTCGTGCGCATGGAGGTGCCGTGCTGCGGCGGGCTGGAGCGGGCGGTCTGCCGTGCCATCGAGGCAGGCGGGAGGGACGTTCCCTTCGCGTCCGTCACGATCTCGTGCGATGGACGCGTGCTGGAACCGTGATCGTTCCGCGCGGGGGTACTCGGGGCTGCGGCGGGGCGGGGGCATGGCCTTGGGTACTCCGGTCGCTCCGCTCCGGGTGCTCCGGCGTTACCCGCGCCATCCTCGGGGCCCACGACGTCACCTCCGGGTGGCCCAAATCCGCGGTTCTGCGAGGTTTTGCAAAACTGCTTTCCAAAAATGGGCGCGCTTTGCGGCTGTGCGAGGTTTGCGCGGGCATGCAGGGGGTACCACAGGCCCGCCACCTGCGGAAACGCTAGCGCCAGCTAGTAGCAACGCGAAATCGCGCCCCGCAAATCGTGCACGACCGCAAAACGCGCCCCAAATCGCGGCCCCATTTTGCAAAACCTCGCAGGGCCGCGTGTTTTGACCGAGGGGCGGAGGTCTCGCGCCCAGTACGCCGAGACCTCAGCGCGACGTCGTGACGCTGCGGGGATGCCTGGGGCCCTGCGCCCAGAGCGACGAGACTTCAGAGAGAAGAGAGAGGAACTCACGATGACCACCACCGAAGCGGTGAGCCTCAAAGAGGAGCTCGCCAGCCAGATGTTCTGCTTCCAGTGCCAGCAGACGAAGGGCAACGCGGGCTGCACGTCAAAGGCGGGCGTCTGCGGGAAGACCGCAGCGACGGCCGCGCTGCAGGACGAGCTCACGGGCGCGCTTATCGGCCTTGCGCAGACGGTTGGCGGCGTCCCCACGGAGCCCGTTGCCGACCTCGTGTGCGACGCGCTGTTCGCCACGCTGACGAACGTCAACTTCGACGACGCGGCTCTCGCGGCGCTGATCGCCCGGGTGCACGAGGCCGCCGATGCCGCCGCCGCGGCCCGGGGCGTGCAGGAAGGCCGCGCGGCCGACTACGACCTCGCGCGCCTGTGGGGCGCCCAGGAGGACGTGCGCTCGCTCAAGTCGCTCATCCTGTTCGGCATGCGCAGCATCGCGGCCTACGCCTATCACGCGCGCATCCTGGGCCACCGCGACGCGGACGTTAGCGCG is a genomic window of Coriobacteriia bacterium containing:
- a CDS encoding ABC transporter substrate-binding protein → MNDEMRLTRRGFLGLAGAAGVAALAGATLGMGDGAQARAAEAAEGTQVVTDMGGTEVTVPVEPKTYADGWYAHNEVSIMLTNAEGIVATHCDPKAYKWMYKVCPNMNNAVVTFGKDFNYEDLVQLAPQVVFDSTDDLREKLASVDMPLVNCMFKTFEEMEQSITLTAQVFGGEAPAIAEKYNAELEQTLADIKAVTDPIAEADRPKVLHGNSVYTMTLDGTGTIIDDWISVAGGVNANPESTTGNAQAQFSLEQIISWNPDVIITGKADEVDQILNDPNWASIAAVQNGAVYVNPKGVFGWDRYGVEELLQIQWAAAQLHPDLFPDLQIEQKVKDFYKTYLRYDLTDDDVERILHAQDPAEDGAAAPEAAASEKAPAASAAAESGKADSSAKGDAAESGKASAPAEGGAASAAGDSAKAEK
- a CDS encoding Crp/Fnr family transcriptional regulator, whose product is MLTCLDARRRVLAAGEYALREGDDARSIGLVIAGSVVVERTDAWGARSILGRAAFGETFGEAYACVPGATMGVDVRAAEDSTILLLDVGRALTSCPSACPFHARLIRNLLGTIAAKNLQLSNKIRDITPRTIRARVLSFLSTQAQGAGARTFGVPFNRQQLADYLCVDRSALSHELAKMRAEGLIDFDRATFELR
- a CDS encoding 4Fe-4S binding protein; translation: MMRTIVHIDEALCNGCGACARACHEGAIAMVGGKARLIRDDYCDGLGDCLPACPAGAISFEEREAAEYDEAAVAAHLAGLAAEGQAGASTISARAGCPGARPRVLRQVGAASRGGGSPSGGARPSVVDPRDFASSPLGWVTSPAAGGDPLGLAGAPDAWECDAATGSPCMQAAPASSLGGSGAPGQLDPRSPAAQAACPSQLAQWPCQIRLAPVSAPYFQGADLLVAADCTAFAYASLHRDFMAGRVTLIGCPKLDAVDYAEKLGAILRANDVRSVTLVRMEVPCCGGLERAVCRAIEAGGRDVPFASVTISCDGRVLEP